A stretch of the Candidatus Binatia bacterium genome encodes the following:
- a CDS encoding saccharopine dehydrogenase NADP-binding domain-containing protein, giving the protein MRVLALGGSGGMGRFAVRAAVTIPGVDSIVVADLQASSAQAFAATLSGKATGIGLDVMDPGALRAAMREVDVVLNTTGPFFRLAVPILQAAIESGCHYLDICDDWEPTLEMFALDAAAREAGITAVIGLGASPGLSNLLGLAAMRELDSVEELYTGWDMSGAVPEDESSQDGVNAAMVHGIQQLTGVVRVQREGAVEMARPLDTVEIDYPGIGRRVAYIFGHPEAVTFPHHYPEIRTSLNLTHGVEGHLLVLKGLRGLVERGWLSISRGAALLGWLEGLAGGGSAEPVLSADRLPAVFGLAVGTREGMPASAAVTMGDIGEVGMGFVTGVPLACGLELLLNGSLVQRGVFAPESGAIDPHGFFRVLSKKEGPDGSSSAPESDMLLVTRSWDPDARKSYAAAIAAARMELEARQAPAG; this is encoded by the coding sequence ATGAGAGTTTTGGCACTGGGCGGGAGCGGCGGGATGGGGCGTTTCGCGGTCCGCGCGGCAGTTACAATTCCGGGTGTTGATTCAATTGTGGTGGCTGACCTGCAGGCATCTTCTGCGCAGGCTTTTGCGGCGACCTTGTCGGGGAAGGCCACGGGGATTGGTCTGGATGTGATGGATCCGGGTGCGCTGCGCGCGGCGATGCGCGAAGTCGATGTCGTTCTCAACACGACGGGCCCCTTTTTCAGGCTCGCTGTTCCCATCCTGCAGGCCGCGATCGAATCGGGCTGTCATTATCTGGATATTTGCGATGATTGGGAACCAACTCTCGAGATGTTTGCGCTGGATGCCGCTGCTCGGGAAGCGGGGATTACGGCCGTGATCGGTCTGGGCGCCAGCCCCGGACTCAGTAACCTGTTGGGCCTCGCTGCCATGCGCGAACTGGATTCGGTCGAGGAGCTTTACACCGGTTGGGATATGTCTGGTGCGGTACCAGAGGACGAAAGTTCGCAGGATGGCGTGAATGCCGCGATGGTCCACGGAATCCAGCAATTGACTGGCGTTGTCCGCGTGCAACGCGAAGGTGCGGTAGAGATGGCGCGACCGTTGGATACCGTCGAGATCGATTACCCCGGGATTGGTCGCCGGGTGGCCTATATTTTCGGTCACCCGGAGGCTGTCACTTTTCCCCATCACTATCCGGAGATCCGAACTTCACTGAACCTTACCCATGGCGTGGAGGGCCATTTGTTGGTCCTCAAGGGCCTGCGAGGTCTTGTGGAACGCGGATGGCTCTCGATATCTCGAGGGGCAGCCCTGCTCGGCTGGCTGGAAGGCCTCGCAGGTGGCGGGAGCGCTGAGCCCGTGCTGAGCGCCGATCGACTCCCCGCTGTCTTTGGCCTTGCGGTGGGAACCAGGGAAGGGATGCCCGCATCGGCAGCCGTCACTATGGGGGATATCGGGGAGGTCGGAATGGGTTTTGTGACCGGAGTGCCATTGGCCTGCGGGCTCGAACTGTTGCTCAACGGCTCGTTGGTCCAACGGGGTGTTTTTGCCCCCGAGTCAGGAGCAATTGATCCCCATGGGTTTTTCAGAGTTCTGAGCAAGAAGGAAGGTCCCGACGGCTCGAGTTCAGCTCCCGAGTCCGACATGCTTCTGGTGACGCGGTCGTGGGACCCTGATGCTCGCAAGAGCTACGCGGCGGCGATCGCGGCGGCGCGCATGGAGTTGGAAGCGAGGCAAGCACCTGCAGGCTGA
- a CDS encoding class I SAM-dependent methyltransferase, which yields MNWYRIKTSFIGLKRLATLPEEDKQACVDAYKFFQRMQAGEETETADETKAVADYYKVLNNMLSIFDLEKLYIPPQLDEKLGLYGNQLLVEKDILSEMNLKDPTNSHLLDMGCGRGRIAHHFATMTGGQVSGYNIDPNQVENGIDWAAECDMSDRLHFKFGDHHQPLEYESESFDGCFSFQAVWPFFKKEELDAHAREMYRVLKPGSRYACSEYLLTPYFDWDNPEHARLHKLFLPTLAATQSMYPAHVCEALERAGFRVILSAPSKSEAWPLCEQKRDLIMMGRRLIRGLEAIRILPPWVEESLDLLQTGGQAWTDAEKAKIADLNWRIVAEKP from the coding sequence TTGAATTGGTACAGAATCAAGACCTCGTTCATCGGACTCAAACGGCTCGCGACCCTGCCCGAGGAGGACAAGCAGGCCTGCGTCGATGCCTATAAATTCTTCCAACGCATGCAGGCCGGGGAGGAAACTGAGACCGCAGACGAGACCAAAGCTGTCGCGGACTACTACAAAGTCCTCAACAATATGCTGTCGATCTTCGATCTGGAAAAACTCTATATCCCACCACAGCTCGATGAAAAGCTGGGGCTATACGGCAACCAGCTGCTGGTCGAAAAAGACATCCTTTCCGAGATGAACCTCAAAGACCCGACGAACTCTCACCTCCTCGATATGGGCTGTGGGCGCGGGCGAATTGCGCATCATTTTGCGACCATGACCGGGGGGCAGGTCTCCGGATACAATATTGATCCGAACCAGGTTGAAAACGGGATCGACTGGGCCGCCGAGTGCGATATGAGCGATCGCCTTCACTTCAAATTCGGCGATCACCACCAGCCGCTCGAATACGAGTCCGAAAGTTTTGACGGATGTTTTTCTTTTCAGGCGGTATGGCCCTTCTTCAAAAAAGAAGAACTCGATGCGCACGCTCGCGAGATGTACCGCGTCCTGAAACCGGGGTCCCGCTACGCATGCTCCGAGTATCTGCTCACCCCCTATTTCGACTGGGACAATCCCGAGCACGCGAGGCTTCATAAACTCTTCTTGCCGACGCTGGCGGCCACGCAGTCGATGTATCCCGCTCACGTTTGCGAGGCTCTCGAACGAGCCGGCTTCCGGGTAATCCTCTCCGCTCCCTCCAAAAGCGAAGCATGGCCCTTATGCGAACAGAAGCGCGACCTGATCATGATGGGCCGACGGTTGATCCGGGGCCTCGAAGCAATTCGCATACTCCCGCCATGGGTTGAAGAATCGCTGGACCTGCTGCAAACCGGAGGGCAAGCGTGGACCGACGCAGAGAAAGCCAAGATCGCCGACTTGAACTGGCGAATCGTGGCCGAGAAGCCCTGA